The following is a genomic window from Terriglobia bacterium.
CGACGCCAGCCTTTTCAGGGCTGCGCTCTACCAACTGAGCTACCTGGCCAGGATTGTCTGCTGCCCACGCAAGTTTGGGCGGGCGTGGAGGAAGACGCGTAGCTGTGTGAAGCTGGTAAATTATAGCAATCTTGCGGGATTCCCTCAAACTCCGCGCTGTGAGCCTGGCAAAACGGTAAGTCTTTACACTTCGTCATGACGCGGAAAAGCCTTAACCACAAAGGACACAAAGGAACACGAAGGGTGAGGAAGTTATGCCTGCAACTCTTCCTGTTGTCCGACCTTCGCCGCGACGTTTGGCTCTTCTGCCACTTGGATGACCAACTGCTCCAGCACCAGGCGCTTGCTCGGAGGATTGGACCGCGGCGCCAGTCCGCACGCGGTCCGTCCCCAGTAGATGCTCCCGCGCGCCGACCTCCATTTAGTACACGGCGCGCTTGCGCGTGGAATGTTTGCCAGCCAGGGAGAAGCGGGGCTCAGCCGGCGAATCATGCAAGATGCGCGCGCTCACGTACTCGCCTACCGCCGGACCATGTTTGAAGCCGTGTCCTGAACCGCCGCCCGCGATCCAAACATTGTCGAAGCCGGGATGGCGGTCAATCAGGAAGTCGCCGTTCCATGTGTTTTCGTACTGGCAGACGCGCGATTCCACCACGGGCGCGTCAGCCAAAGCGGGAATGTGCTGGCGCAAGTACGTCCGCAACAAATCGAGTGACGCAGGGCCAACCACGCGTGACCCGCTGTCGGGATCAAACTCTTCGCCGTGACGATCAAAAGCGATCTTGAAGCCGCGATTCTCGATATCGGGGAGCGCATAAGGACGCTCAGCATGGGTGTGGTGCAGCCATACCGGCATGGCGGGAGGCTGGAAGGCGGCACTACCCGCGGGCGGTCCAAGAAAAAAGACTTCCTGCCGGGTGGGGAAGATGCGATCGCCCAGAAGTTCCGGGAACAGCTTGGGAAGCCACGGTCCGCACGCATATATAAAGATGCCGGCAGAGATGTTCTGGCCGGAAGTGGTCTTGATCTGCGTCAGCTTGCCCGCGCCGGGCGGAGCGGCAGCGGCGGTCTGGAAACAGTCAAGTCCATTTTGGCGCAAGTCTTCAACCAGCCGTTGCACGGACTGTCGGGCCATGAGCACGCCGCTCTCCGGTTCCAGTACACCCCAGGTAATGTCAGGAAAAGTCATTCGCGGATAACGCCGGCTGATTTCCGCGGCGGCCAGCTTCTCGCAGGCGACGCCGTTTCTGTTCAGAACGTCCCAGAGTCCCTGGGTGTAAGGATCAGCATCATGACTCAACCAAAGCACACCGGTGCGACGAAAAAGATTCAAGCCCACGCGCGCCGCGAGCTCCTGCCAGACTGGCAGCGAACGGATGGACCAGCGGGTGTACAGTTCGTCCGGCCCGTAGCCCATGCGGATCACGCGCGTCTCGCCACCGGAGCTGGCGCGGCTGTTGGCGGCGCCGTAAGCATCTATGAGCGCGACGGAAGCGCCGCTGCGGCGCAGGTAGTGCGCCGTCCACGCGCCGAAAACTCCGGCGCCGATGACCGCGAAATCGTAGGTTTTGCTCATTGCTTTGCTTGTCCTTGCGCTTGTGCGCCATGCTCTTGTGCACGACTAAAGACCAGCTGCGCCGTAACCAGGTCTTCCAGGGCACAGCCGACGCTTTTGAACAGAGTGATGTCGTCCGCGTGCGCCCTTCCCCGCTTCTGGCCGGAAGCAATTTCGTGCAGATCGGCGATGATATTGTCGCGGCCGATGACGCCCGCGCTGAGGGGAATCAGCAGATCCCCGGCTTCGATCATGGCGCCGTCATAGGTATCAACTACCAGGCGGGAGCGGCGCGCCGTTTCGTCGTCCACTTCTCGTGTCTCCGGTTGAAAGGCGCCCACCAGATTCAGATGGGCTCCCGGCCGAAGCCAACGGCCGTCGAACAGCGGGGTGCGGGAACTGGTACAAGTGCAAATCACATCCGACTCACGCGCGCAGGTCTCGGCGCTTACGGGTTGAAGCTCAATTCCCAGGTCTTGATGAATCTTGCGGCAAAATTCTTTTAGGTCACTTCGACCGGAGCCACTGACAAGGAATCTCCGGAATTTTCGCACGCGCGGGATGGCGGTCAGGTGCGCGACAGCCTGGCGTCCACTGCCAAAGATACCTAGGGTCTCAACATCGGACCGCGCCAGCAAGCCTGTAGCGACGGCGGACGTTGCGGCAGTACGGAGATCGGTGAGCCAGTTGGCTTCCATGCGAGCCAGCGGTATACCTGTGGCAGGATCAAGCAACTCATAAAACGCATGCACGCCCGCGCGGGCGCTGACACTTACGATTTTGACTCCCGCAGCATGCAGGGCCGAGTCATACCCAGGCATCACCAGCATGATGGCGCCGTCAAGTTCCAGCGAAGTGCGCACGGGCATGCGCAACGTGGAAGCGAAGTCGCGGGCAAAGGCGGCGCGGAGCGCGCGAATGACCTCATCAACGTTGGCCAGCGAGCGGACTTGTTGTTCAGAAAAGAATTGCATTTTTCAGCAGGCGGCAAAAGCAAACGCCGAACAAGAGGGCTTCACCCGAGGTTATACAGTGGCCCAGGCTGATCCCGTGTTGCGAACAAATTCCCGCTTGTACCACTCCACGGTGCGGCGCAAGCCCTCTTCAAACTCCACCAGGGTTCTGTAGCCCATGGCTTTCTCAGCGCGCGAAATATCGGCCAGGGAATCGCGCACGTCACCGCTGCGAGGCGCGGCGTACAGCGCGCCGCGACGGAAGCCGGTCAGCCCCTGGAGCAGCGCGTACAGATCATTCACGCTGAAGTTTTTCCCGGCAGCAACATTGAAGACTCCGCCCACAACTTTTTCCGCAGGCGCGCTACATGCCAGCAGGTTGGCGGACACAACGTTGTCCACGTAGGTAAAGTCGCGGCTCTGCTTGCCGTCGCCATAAATGGTGGGCTGTTCTCCTGCCAGAATGGCGCGGATGAACTTGGGAATCACCGCGGCATAGGGCGACGTGGGATGCTGACGCGGGCCAAACACATTGAAGTAACGCAGACCCACCGTCTCCAGGGACATCAAACGGAAGAAGCTCCGGGCGTAAAGCTCGCCGGCGTATTTGGAAACCGCGTACGGCGAAATCGGGTCGCAGATCATGTCTTCGCGCTTGGGCAGAACGGAGGTATCGCCGTAAACCGAGGAAGAACTGGCGTAAATGACGCGCTTCACCCGGGCAGCGCGCGCCGCCTGCAGGACTTGAAGCGTGCCTACCACGTTGGCCTGGTTGCTGGCCACTGGATCTTCCAACGATCGCGGGACTGATCCCAGCGCGGCCTGATGCAGCACGTAATCTATGTTGCGGCAAGCGGCGTCGATGGCGGCCGCGTCGGTGACGTCAGCTTCGCGCAGGTCAATCTTGTCCAGGATGCCGGCCAGGTTCTCCGGGCGGCCGTGGCGGAAGTCGTCAATGCCGCGGACTTCTTCGCCCCGCGCCACCAGCGCGTGCGCAATGTTCGATCCGATGAACCCGGCAATGCCGGTGATCAGATACCTAGCCATTGCCATCGAGAATATCACGGTGCGCGCGAAGAGATGGTGCGACCGCGGCCTGGAGAACCATCGGCGGCAAATGGCAAACGTGCATTGGACTGCTGACGGCTATTTATTCTTGCCGGTCTTCTTTCCGGCGCGACCAAGAATTCTCCGCACTTTTTTGGGAGAAACTTTCAAGACCGTGGCCACGCGCTGCACCTTCTTGCCTTCTTTTTCCCAGACGCGGGGGATCACCAGCTCAGCGAACTCTTCCGCCAGCTTCTGGAAACTCTTGCCATCGGTGACGCCTTGCGACCAGGCGCGCAATTTCTGGTCAATGTTGCCGCGGGACGTCAGCTTCTGGCGCAATAGCTGCATTTCGTGGCTGACGTCCTCATCCTGGGCCGATCTCATCAGCGACGCGGCCTGGTCCAGGCAATGGCGGGCATCGTCCGGATCATGGGTGGCCGGGTTGCACGCGGTCAAACCGCGCCAAATGTAAGCGCGCGCCCGCAGGCGCTGGTTCTGGGTGTGCATGGCGGATTCCACGGCTTCGCGCGCGTAGTCGCGCGCCGCCTGGACGTGCTCCCAGGTGCGCGTGCTGTCTTCAATCTGCTCGTCCAACTGCGCTTGCTCCACCTTACACTGCAGCAGCCGGGCCCGGGCTATGGCGATATAGTCATGATGCTCTTTGGCCACAGCCAAGGACTGCGCACCCTGCTGGGCAGCCAGGTCAAGTTCGCCGGTATCGAGGTAAAGCAGCCCGCGGCCTTCGAAAACGTTGGCGATTCCGTGATGATGGTTGTGATGGCGGTAGATCTTCTCAGCCTGGTCCAGGTTGGCAAAAGCCTGGCTGCGCAGTTCTTCATACTGGGCGCGGTCGCCCGATGTGCTGCCGGTTTGCGCCGGAGTCTTAGAGGCGCCTTTGGATTTGCCGCTGCGGCGGTGCCTGGTCTCCGCGTCCATTTTGTGCATGATCTGCTGGGCGATGAGCCGCTGCACGTATGCCACGTTGGCGAGCGAGCGAGCCAGGTTGCGATGCTGGGGATTGCGCCGGCGAAAATGCTCGATCGCGCGATTGAAGAACTGCAGCGCCTGCTTGTGCTGTCCCTGGCGGCGGATCATCCGCCCGTGCGCTGAATAAATGTTGCCCAGGGTGATGTCATCGTCCGTGGAGCGCAGCACGGTTTCCGCCTGGTCCAGGATACCGGCTGCCTCGCGCCAGTGCCCTTTCTGAAAAAACAGCCAGCTTTCCAACACGCGCATGACCGCGGCCATGCGGGGAAATCCCAAGGCCATGGCCAGCTCGCGGCCCGCTGCGGCGCGCCTCAGCGCTTCATCATATTCACCTTTTTTGCGATGGCAGCGCGCATTCCAGAAGTTGGCGATGGCGATGACTTCCTTGTCCTCAATCTCGCCTTGCAGGGAAAGCACCAGGTCAAAATGGCCTAGCGCATCGTCAGGCTGGTCGCGCAGCAGGGCGAGAAGACCTTCCGCCATGCGCAGGTGGACGTAATCGCTCACCGCGAGCCGTCCGCGCTGCTCCTTGGGAAAACGCGCGAGCAGTTGCTCCACCAGCTCCGGGTCGCGATAGCCAACATCCACCCATTGGGCCACCGCTCCTACCAGGGCCGCGGCGTTACGCTGGCCAGGAACCAATTCTTCGAAGAGACACGCGTGGGCGCCGAGCAGCGCGATGCCGCTGGAAACCTGCCGAGCGACCAGGTTCTCGCGCAACTGATGCAGGAGCGAGTCCGGAATGTCCGCAAGTTGCTTGACGTTGCTGAAGGCGCCGGCCACGAAGGAATCATAGCTGGGAGACGGAGAAGCGGACAAGGCGATGTCAGGCGATGCCGGCAACCTCCCGCGCCGCCGCACGGAAAGCCGCACCCCTAGCGGGTTTCCGCGCTTTCGCCAAACGGCGCATTAGCGGTACGCAGAGGCCAGAATGTCCGCTTTGGCCGACTCGTCCGAATCGGACGAGCCGGTTTTGCCTCCGCCCAAATCTGCTGCAACATAGCTCACGCACCCAAGTCTGACTACTAGCAGGAGACGGAAGAATGCAACAGCATAACGATGAAGTTCGATTGAAAAACGCCTGGGCCAACGACCCTCGCTGGCAAGGCATCACCCGGCCATACACACCGCAAGACGTGGTACGGCTCCGCGGCACCATTCACATTGAGCATTCGCTGGCGCGGCTGGGCGCAGAAAGGTTCTGGGACCTTCTGCACACGGAAGCCTACGTGTCAGGGCTGGGCGCTTTGACAGGCAACCAGGCCCTGCAGCAGGTGCAGGCCGGGCTGCAAACCATTTATCTGAGCGGCTGGCAGGTGGCCGGCGACGCCAACCTTGCAGGACAGATGTATCCCGACCAGAGCCTGTATCCTTCGAACAGCGTGCCCGCGGTGGTGAAGGAAATCAACAACGCCTTCCTGCGCGCGGACCAGATCCACCACGCCGAAGGCAAGAACGGAATGTATTGGTTCGCGCCCATCGTCGCCGACGCCGAAGCCGGCTTTGGCGGCGCGTTGAACGCCTTTGAGCTGATGAAATCCATGATTGAAGCAGGCGCGGGCGGCGTCCACTTTGAAGACCAGCTGGCCTCAGCCAAAAAATGCGGCCACCTGGGCGGCAAAGTGCTGGTTCCGGCGCAGGAGTTCGTGCAAAAACTGGTGGCCGCGCGACTGGCGGCGGACATTCTCGACGTGCCCACCGTGCTGATCGCACGCACGGACGCCAACGGCGCCCGGCTGCTCACCAGCGACAGCGATATTCGCGACGTGGAATTCCTCACTGGCGAACGCACGCCGGACGGTTTCCTGGGTTACAAAGGCGGCCTGGACGCGGCCATCAGCCGCGGTTTGATCTACGCGCCTTACGTTGACCTGCTGTGGTGCGAGACCTCAGAGCCCAACCTGGAAGAAGCCCGGCGCTTTGCTGAAGGCATCCACGCCAAGTTCCCGGGCAAGATGCTGGCGTACAACTGCTCGCCTTCCTTCCACTGGAAGCGCAAGCTGGATGACGCGACCATCGCCAAGTTCCAGCGTGAACTGGCGGCCATGGGATACAAGTACCAGTTCGTGACCCTGGCGGGCTTCCACGCTCTCAACTTCAGCATGTTCGAACTGGCGAGCCAGTTCGCCAAGGAAGGCATGTCCGCCTATTCGCGGCTTCAGGAAAAGGAATTTGAAAGCGCGGAGAAGGCCGGTTACACCGCGGTCCGCCACCAGCGTTTTGTTGGTACCGGCTACTTTGACGACATCACGCAAACCCTGGCCAACGGGCAAGCGTCCACCACGGCCATGGAAGGATCAACGGAAACCGAGCAATTCAGCCTGGAGAAAGCTGTTTAAGCCTGCTGCAAGTTGTCTCCTTGGGTAAAGGCCCTTTTGCCTCCGGGCAGGAGGGCCTTTTTGTTTAGGGTTGCCTCCGCGGGTTTTTGAACCCGGGATTTTGCTGATCCGGGCAATGCCTGTGTACACTTCGAGTCATGTTCAAACGAGCTGTCATGTTGCGAGCATCTCTCATGATCGCTTCGGTGCTGCTGAGTTCCACCGCGGCCCTGGCGCAATGCTGTCCGGAAAAGCCGTCAGCGGAGAAGCGCCAGGCGCTATGGCAGAAGCTGCAGGCCGACCTTCGCCATGTGGACCAGAACCTGGACGGCGTAATGGGCCTGGCGGTCAAAGATCTGTCGTCGGGCGAAGAGTTCTTCCTCCACGGCGACGAGATCATGCCGCAGGCCAGTTCCATCAAGATCGCCGTCTTGGCCAACCTGTACGTGCAGGCGCAGCGGGGCAAGCTCAAGCTGACGGACGAATATCTTGTCCGCAAAGAAGACCTGGTCGCGGGCAGCGATATTATGATGGGCCTTACACCCGGGGTGACGCGGCTGACCCTGCGCGATCTGGCCACCATGATGGTAGCGGTGAGTGACAACAGCGCCACCAACGTGTTGATCGAGAGGCTGGGCATGGAGAACG
Proteins encoded in this region:
- a CDS encoding tetratricopeptide repeat protein codes for the protein MAGAFSNVKQLADIPDSLLHQLRENLVARQVSSGIALLGAHACLFEELVPGQRNAAALVGAVAQWVDVGYRDPELVEQLLARFPKEQRGRLAVSDYVHLRMAEGLLALLRDQPDDALGHFDLVLSLQGEIEDKEVIAIANFWNARCHRKKGEYDEALRRAAAGRELAMALGFPRMAAVMRVLESWLFFQKGHWREAAGILDQAETVLRSTDDDITLGNIYSAHGRMIRRQGQHKQALQFFNRAIEHFRRRNPQHRNLARSLANVAYVQRLIAQQIMHKMDAETRHRRSGKSKGASKTPAQTGSTSGDRAQYEELRSQAFANLDQAEKIYRHHNHHHGIANVFEGRGLLYLDTGELDLAAQQGAQSLAVAKEHHDYIAIARARLLQCKVEQAQLDEQIEDSTRTWEHVQAARDYAREAVESAMHTQNQRLRARAYIWRGLTACNPATHDPDDARHCLDQAASLMRSAQDEDVSHEMQLLRQKLTSRGNIDQKLRAWSQGVTDGKSFQKLAEEFAELVIPRVWEKEGKKVQRVATVLKVSPKKVRRILGRAGKKTGKNK
- a CDS encoding SDR family oxidoreductase, which encodes MARYLITGIAGFIGSNIAHALVARGEEVRGIDDFRHGRPENLAGILDKIDLREADVTDAAAIDAACRNIDYVLHQAALGSVPRSLEDPVASNQANVVGTLQVLQAARAARVKRVIYASSSSVYGDTSVLPKREDMICDPISPYAVSKYAGELYARSFFRLMSLETVGLRYFNVFGPRQHPTSPYAAVIPKFIRAILAGEQPTIYGDGKQSRDFTYVDNVVSANLLACSAPAEKVVGGVFNVAAGKNFSVNDLYALLQGLTGFRRGALYAAPRSGDVRDSLADISRAEKAMGYRTLVEFEEGLRRTVEWYKREFVRNTGSAWATV
- the aceA gene encoding isocitrate lyase; translation: MQQHNDEVRLKNAWANDPRWQGITRPYTPQDVVRLRGTIHIEHSLARLGAERFWDLLHTEAYVSGLGALTGNQALQQVQAGLQTIYLSGWQVAGDANLAGQMYPDQSLYPSNSVPAVVKEINNAFLRADQIHHAEGKNGMYWFAPIVADAEAGFGGALNAFELMKSMIEAGAGGVHFEDQLASAKKCGHLGGKVLVPAQEFVQKLVAARLAADILDVPTVLIARTDANGARLLTSDSDIRDVEFLTGERTPDGFLGYKGGLDAAISRGLIYAPYVDLLWCETSEPNLEEARRFAEGIHAKFPGKMLAYNCSPSFHWKRKLDDATIAKFQRELAAMGYKYQFVTLAGFHALNFSMFELASQFAKEGMSAYSRLQEKEFESAEKAGYTAVRHQRFVGTGYFDDITQTLANGQASTTAMEGSTETEQFSLEKAV
- a CDS encoding ornithine cyclodeaminase family protein; the encoded protein is MQFFSEQQVRSLANVDEVIRALRAAFARDFASTLRMPVRTSLELDGAIMLVMPGYDSALHAAGVKIVSVSARAGVHAFYELLDPATGIPLARMEANWLTDLRTAATSAVATGLLARSDVETLGIFGSGRQAVAHLTAIPRVRKFRRFLVSGSGRSDLKEFCRKIHQDLGIELQPVSAETCARESDVICTCTSSRTPLFDGRWLRPGAHLNLVGAFQPETREVDDETARRSRLVVDTYDGAMIEAGDLLIPLSAGVIGRDNIIADLHEIASGQKRGRAHADDITLFKSVGCALEDLVTAQLVFSRAQEHGAQAQGQAKQ
- a CDS encoding FAD-dependent oxidoreductase, producing MSKTYDFAVIGAGVFGAWTAHYLRRSGASVALIDAYGAANSRASSGGETRVIRMGYGPDELYTRWSIRSLPVWQELAARVGLNLFRRTGVLWLSHDADPYTQGLWDVLNRNGVACEKLAAAEISRRYPRMTFPDITWGVLEPESGVLMARQSVQRLVEDLRQNGLDCFQTAAAAPPGAGKLTQIKTTSGQNISAGIFIYACGPWLPKLFPELLGDRIFPTRQEVFFLGPPAGSAAFQPPAMPVWLHHTHAERPYALPDIENRGFKIAFDRHGEEFDPDSGSRVVGPASLDLLRTYLRQHIPALADAPVVESRVCQYENTWNGDFLIDRHPGFDNVWIAGGGSGHGFKHGPAVGEYVSARILHDSPAEPRFSLAGKHSTRKRAVY
- a CDS encoding class A beta-lactamase-related serine hydrolase, producing MLRASLMIASVLLSSTAALAQCCPEKPSAEKRQALWQKLQADLRHVDQNLDGVMGLAVKDLSSGEEFFLHGDEIMPQASSIKIAVLANLYVQAQRGKLKLTDEYLVRKEDLVAGSDIMMGLTPGVTRLTLRDLATMMVAVSDNSATNVLIERLGMENVNAMLENSGLHATRLRRKMMDLKAAAEGRENVSTPREMMTLLELLHGGKLLNKEMTEDFFRMLTTHKESSMLQGLPDDTVAANKPGELEAVRNDSGIVFIKNRPYILCVMTTYLKDEREGAAAIRKIASLTFSYFDRVARASDYGRVVSPK